In Anaerolineae bacterium, one DNA window encodes the following:
- a CDS encoding 4Fe-4S binding protein: MPLVEEFVKAFDVWDVAQPYIERIVEEPEMRLIVAMRGQALAVEEVAERLGMAPAEAAAFLERCYQRGVVHKQEGEDGLRYAPADFYTRLDYFIRFGEWKQLPAEARRALDERYVREYAARVRPTVEARMRGEETEAHLHNDAVMLLPEVEEMVEAAQEIIVLPCDCRLAGEHCDRPIEVCIWMDDLARGMLARGHGRRITSEEARQLLRWADKKGLMHTADPDWREHGLTAICNCCACDCYPFRAAGMLGSKGTWPRSRYVAAYDRDRCNLCGACVRRCHFGAFSFDGTTVMVEGKERRNVVYEPALCWGCGLCANTCPTQAIRMEPLSSGGDSSA; encoded by the coding sequence ATGCCGCTGGTTGAGGAGTTTGTGAAAGCCTTTGATGTCTGGGACGTGGCCCAGCCGTATATCGAGCGCATCGTGGAAGAGCCGGAAATGCGCCTCATCGTCGCCATGCGCGGACAGGCGCTGGCGGTCGAAGAGGTTGCCGAACGTCTGGGGATGGCGCCGGCGGAGGCCGCGGCGTTCCTCGAACGCTGTTATCAGCGCGGCGTGGTGCATAAGCAGGAGGGAGAAGACGGCCTCCGATATGCGCCGGCCGATTTCTACACCCGCCTCGACTATTTCATCCGCTTCGGCGAATGGAAGCAGTTGCCGGCGGAGGCCCGCCGTGCCCTGGATGAGCGCTATGTGCGCGAATACGCCGCCCGGGTGCGCCCGACGGTCGAGGCGCGCATGCGCGGCGAGGAGACCGAAGCGCATCTGCACAACGACGCGGTGATGCTCCTGCCGGAAGTCGAGGAGATGGTCGAGGCGGCCCAGGAGATCATCGTCCTGCCGTGCGACTGCCGGCTGGCCGGCGAACACTGCGACCGCCCTATTGAGGTCTGCATCTGGATGGATGACTTGGCGCGCGGCATGCTGGCGCGGGGGCACGGCCGGCGGATCACTTCCGAGGAAGCGCGCCAACTGCTCCGCTGGGCGGACAAAAAGGGCCTGATGCACACGGCCGACCCGGACTGGCGGGAACACGGCCTGACCGCCATCTGCAACTGCTGTGCCTGCGACTGCTATCCCTTCCGCGCCGCCGGCATGCTGGGGAGCAAGGGAACCTGGCCGCGCTCGCGCTATGTCGCCGCGTATGACCGGGACAGGTGCAATCTGTGCGGCGCCTGCGTGCGGCGCTGTCATTTCGGCGCCTTCTCGTTCGATGGAACCACTGTTATGGTGGAGGGGAAGGAGCGCCGCAACGTGGTGTATGAGCCGGCGCTCTGCTGGGGCTGTGGGCTGTGTGCCAACACCTGCCCCACCCAGGCCATCCGCATGGAACCGCTCTCCTCCGGAGGGGATTCTTCCGCATGA